The proteins below are encoded in one region of Sphingobacterium sp. R2:
- a CDS encoding response regulator transcription factor: protein MQILLVEDDRRISSFVVKGLEEMGNQVILVESAEAAREWINVDSLDIIVLDIMLPGIDGIQFTKTIRYRKNHIPILILSALGEIEDKVEALESGADDYLVKPFSFKELVSRIKALVRRDNYKNVQNDSRIEIRDLKVDLERYEVFKNGKNVDLSPKEFKLLKYLIENRNKTLSRTAILQAVWGIDFDNNTNVVDVYVSYLRGKVDTGHVASIIKTVKGVGYMLTTD, encoded by the coding sequence ATGCAGATACTTTTAGTAGAAGACGATCGTCGCATTAGCAGCTTCGTCGTTAAAGGCTTAGAAGAAATGGGAAACCAGGTTATCTTGGTTGAATCTGCGGAAGCGGCACGTGAATGGATCAATGTCGATTCATTGGATATTATTGTACTTGATATTATGTTGCCTGGAATAGATGGCATACAGTTTACAAAGACAATCAGGTATCGAAAAAATCATATTCCTATATTGATTTTAAGTGCTTTAGGAGAAATTGAAGATAAAGTCGAGGCCTTAGAAAGTGGAGCTGACGACTATCTTGTTAAGCCCTTTTCTTTTAAGGAATTGGTAAGCCGTATTAAAGCGTTGGTACGGAGGGACAATTATAAAAATGTACAAAATGATAGTCGTATAGAGATCCGCGACTTAAAGGTCGATCTTGAACGCTACGAAGTATTCAAGAATGGTAAAAATGTTGATCTATCTCCCAAAGAATTTAAGCTATTGAAGTATCTGATTGAAAATCGCAATAAAACTCTTTCGCGAACAGCAATATTACAGGCTGTTTGGGGCATTGATTTTGATAATAATACCAATGTAGTAGATGTGTATGTTTCTTATCTAAGAGGTAAGGTCGACACTGGTCATGTGGCTTCCATTATCAAAACAGTGAAAGGTGTGGGGTACATGCTTACAACGGACTGA
- a CDS encoding ATP-binding protein: MNLKIRLTLFSTLVFTIIFALATVVIYWMFYNSSERHLVSSLEKNAKIAGIYYLEADEQSPLKHLESKNQYESLVKRAMVAVYNAAGKVSYGGMRFDSLITKDLLSQLKKDKTIYLKTEDSFYFGLYYPDNQGDFFVFVKESSADFDHQLNRLLMTLVLVFLVALISIALLSVWLSKYAYLPIRKVIQEIQHKDLSTIQEPLTGINTKDELQDLIESYNALLRRISENMIIRKNFVSYVSHEFRTPLAGILGSMEVFGAKVRSEEEYRELAETITDHVNFLNQLIGNFLLLTDDQAVKRSQELFRIDEVVWDLVPKLSRSFTAPLKIDVKVDEPQYFNFWGNKMLVTLSISNLIENALKYANGQEVLVQMTNANGRLSLQIIDHGIGIPAAELESVKQTFYRGSNVGNVKGSGIGLSFAQIVFKDQGVDFDIHSTDLGTTVSLLFPKF; encoded by the coding sequence ATGAATTTAAAGATTCGGCTTACACTTTTTTCGACGTTGGTATTCACCATCATTTTCGCACTTGCAACCGTAGTTATTTACTGGATGTTTTATAATTCATCTGAACGACATCTAGTAAGCTCGCTGGAAAAAAATGCTAAGATTGCGGGTATTTATTACCTAGAAGCGGATGAACAGAGTCCATTAAAGCATTTGGAATCTAAAAATCAATATGAAAGTTTGGTCAAACGTGCTATGGTAGCAGTTTACAATGCCGCAGGAAAAGTAAGTTACGGTGGTATGCGGTTCGATAGTCTGATTACTAAGGATTTATTAAGCCAGCTGAAAAAAGATAAAACAATCTATTTAAAAACAGAAGATAGCTTTTATTTTGGGTTGTATTATCCCGATAATCAAGGCGATTTCTTTGTGTTTGTAAAAGAATCAAGTGCTGACTTTGATCATCAATTAAATCGTTTGCTCATGACACTTGTCCTTGTATTTCTTGTAGCATTGATCAGTATTGCCCTGTTGTCAGTTTGGTTAAGTAAGTATGCCTATCTGCCCATTCGTAAAGTGATCCAGGAAATTCAGCACAAGGATTTAAGTACTATCCAAGAGCCCTTGACAGGTATAAACACCAAGGATGAGCTGCAAGATCTTATTGAAAGTTATAATGCTCTTCTGCGGCGGATTAGTGAAAACATGATTATTAGAAAGAACTTTGTAAGTTATGTTTCACATGAATTTCGAACGCCTCTGGCAGGTATACTAGGGTCAATGGAGGTTTTCGGGGCAAAAGTGAGAAGCGAAGAAGAATATCGTGAATTGGCTGAAACTATTACCGACCATGTCAATTTTCTTAATCAGCTTATAGGTAATTTTCTTTTACTCACAGATGATCAGGCCGTGAAACGTTCCCAAGAACTTTTTCGGATCGATGAGGTGGTTTGGGATCTTGTACCTAAGCTTTCCCGATCGTTCACTGCGCCTTTAAAGATTGATGTAAAGGTCGATGAACCGCAATATTTTAATTTTTGGGGAAATAAGATGCTTGTCACACTTTCTATCTCCAATTTAATAGAGAATGCACTCAAATATGCAAATGGGCAAGAAGTACTTGTCCAAATGACAAATGCAAATGGCAGATTGTCTTTGCAGATTATAGACCACGGCATTGGCATTCCAGCAGCCGAACTGGAGTCTGTAAAGCAGACTTTTTATCGTGGCTCTAATGTAGGTAACGTCAAGGGCAGCGGTATAGGTCTTTCTTTTGCGCAAATTGTGTTTAAGGATCAAGGGGTTGACTTTGATATCCATTCAACCGATTTGGGTACAACGGTATCGCTACTATTCCCTAAATTCTAA
- a CDS encoding TolC family protein produces the protein MRKLQITLLLLLGLNSKLFSQEAGENRLQKSEIEQIFLAHNLNLMAQRFHMQQAEAAVLQQKLWPNPTISISEFNLWKNSSSESLPALVGNYGKYQQVSVELEQTIEMAGKRKKRVQLQLLEKENAQLQFQELLRNLKYDLRSQCLELQILQEKEKLYGNQVNIFQTLAQSYQNQWREGNVSEMDYLRIQSESIAFGNKLNEIQQEKIEKMNAVAQYLGNKGAALTIADTIDVPHFLQGKKQEWKMMALDNRSDYKIVQNEFKKSDAQLKIEKAERIPDLKVSINYDRGGNIMRDFVGLGVAMDLPLFNRNQGNIKIAKLELEKNKVEIEQFRIDIEREIDFLSARLTNLEASLKTMNTGFDHNLDVALERYVRNFQERRLTIVEFIDFINNYMENKESILERRVKYLQYKEELMYLIGKDIV, from the coding sequence GTGAGAAAACTACAGATTACATTATTGCTACTACTAGGCCTGAATAGTAAGCTATTTTCACAGGAAGCCGGAGAAAACCGTTTACAAAAATCGGAGATAGAACAAATTTTCCTGGCCCATAACCTGAACTTAATGGCTCAACGTTTTCATATGCAACAAGCCGAGGCAGCTGTGCTTCAGCAAAAGTTGTGGCCCAATCCAACGATCTCAATTTCTGAGTTCAATCTTTGGAAAAATTCCTCCAGCGAATCGCTTCCAGCGTTGGTCGGTAATTACGGTAAATATCAACAGGTGTCGGTCGAATTGGAACAGACCATTGAAATGGCTGGTAAACGAAAGAAAAGGGTGCAACTGCAGCTGCTTGAAAAAGAGAATGCGCAGCTTCAGTTCCAAGAATTGTTGCGGAACCTGAAATATGATCTTCGGAGTCAGTGTCTCGAATTACAGATCTTGCAGGAGAAAGAAAAGTTATATGGTAATCAAGTCAATATCTTTCAGACATTGGCTCAATCCTATCAAAATCAATGGAGAGAAGGTAATGTAAGTGAGATGGACTACCTCAGGATTCAAAGTGAATCTATCGCGTTTGGGAACAAATTGAATGAAATTCAACAGGAGAAAATTGAAAAAATGAATGCAGTTGCACAATACCTCGGGAATAAGGGAGCTGCACTCACAATAGCAGATACGATTGACGTGCCACATTTTTTGCAGGGAAAAAAACAGGAGTGGAAAATGATGGCCCTTGATAATCGAAGCGACTATAAAATCGTCCAAAACGAATTCAAGAAAAGCGATGCTCAGCTGAAAATAGAAAAGGCAGAACGTATTCCGGATTTGAAGGTATCAATCAATTATGACCGCGGTGGAAATATTATGCGTGATTTCGTAGGGTTGGGGGTGGCTATGGATCTTCCTTTATTTAATCGAAATCAGGGCAATATCAAAATCGCTAAACTGGAACTTGAGAAAAATAAAGTAGAAATCGAGCAATTTCGTATCGACATCGAACGCGAAATTGATTTCCTTTCGGCGCGCTTGACCAATCTTGAAGCGAGTTTGAAAACGATGAACACAGGGTTTGATCATAATCTGGATGTAGCGCTGGAGCGCTATGTACGAAATTTTCAAGAGCGAAGATTGACCATTGTTGAATTTATAGACTTTATCAATAATTATATGGAAAATAAGGAATCGATATTGGAGCGTAGGGTCAAATACCTACAGTATAAAGAAGAGTTGATGTATTTAATCGGAAAGGATATTGTCTAA
- a CDS encoding efflux RND transporter periplasmic adaptor subunit, translating to MKRNLLMPLTLMSICVIWGCQSTKNEEQAILSTKGFCLSADFKNQIKIDSIKKRAVSEQIALNGVIQYDQDELAALKSPIPGIVQSVSFKMGDYVEKGQVLVSLKGTSVNDLGKELRELENSKRLTERKLESLHSLLKDGMASQRELEEMESELKAIEIGIRNVKANMNLLNGSLENGMFYIRAPKAGYIVDKKVSPGMTVGDDTELLSVSKLNEVWVSVNIYANNLPFVKNGASVKVTTLAYKGESFEGYIDQVANFFDPDERVVKARIKLLNKDLRLKPGMSVDVLVEKAVSGQEEHMLAIPKDAIILHNNQNFVVLYKNDCDLAVKPVDIVAENETYAFIKTGMAEGDQVVTENELIVFDELINK from the coding sequence ATGAAAAGAAACTTATTGATGCCATTGACCTTGATGTCCATCTGTGTAATTTGGGGATGTCAGTCAACAAAGAATGAAGAGCAGGCTATCCTGTCAACCAAAGGTTTCTGCCTTAGTGCTGATTTCAAAAACCAAATCAAAATTGATTCTATAAAGAAGAGGGCGGTATCTGAACAGATTGCTTTGAATGGTGTGATCCAATACGATCAGGATGAACTTGCAGCGCTGAAGAGTCCGATACCTGGTATCGTACAGTCTGTCTCGTTCAAAATGGGTGATTACGTGGAGAAAGGACAGGTTCTCGTGTCGCTCAAAGGCACATCAGTCAATGATTTAGGAAAGGAGCTGCGTGAACTCGAAAATAGTAAGCGCCTGACGGAGCGTAAATTGGAAAGTCTGCACAGCCTGCTGAAAGATGGTATGGCTTCTCAACGCGAACTGGAAGAGATGGAAAGTGAACTGAAAGCCATAGAGATCGGAATTCGCAATGTAAAGGCCAATATGAATCTGCTCAATGGGTCATTAGAAAACGGTATGTTTTACATCCGTGCGCCTAAAGCTGGTTATATTGTAGATAAAAAGGTGAGCCCCGGTATGACAGTTGGTGATGATACGGAGTTACTGTCGGTTAGTAAACTGAATGAAGTATGGGTTTCGGTCAATATTTATGCAAATAACCTGCCTTTTGTAAAAAATGGTGCTTCTGTCAAGGTCACAACATTAGCTTATAAAGGAGAATCTTTTGAAGGTTACATTGATCAAGTAGCGAATTTTTTTGATCCCGATGAACGTGTTGTTAAAGCGCGTATAAAATTGTTGAACAAAGACTTGAGATTAAAGCCCGGGATGAGTGTAGACGTATTGGTAGAAAAAGCCGTGTCTGGACAAGAAGAGCACATGTTGGCAATACCCAAAGATGCAATTATCCTTCACAACAATCAGAATTTTGTAGTTCTCTACAAGAATGATTGTGATTTAGCTGTAAAGCCAGTAGACATTGTTGCTGAGAATGAAACCTATGCTTTCATCAAAACAGGAATGGCTGAGGGGGATCAGGTGGTGACTGAAAATGAGCTAATTGTATTTGATGAATTGATAAATAAATAG